In Tsuneonella amylolytica, one genomic interval encodes:
- a CDS encoding MFS transporter, whose translation MTTEEAGPRQATRFLLLYALAVAGGSIAYIPFLTILLPVRIDGIARGDAVGALAYATFAGAVAASLANIAFGWASDRTRSRRPWIAGGLVLSSILLVAFSRVADVMLLVAMLVAWQLGLNMMLAPLFAWAGDCVPDDQKGVLGGLLAFAPAAGAAAGAVVTWPGLAGADGRLWLVAALVAACVAPVLIFGRPRAMPHLMADDCAGEAAEPVRGRFVEARVVRMWLARLLLQISEAALFAFLYFWFRSVDPAMTDARVARIFGAILAGAVPLALLAGRWADRSGRPFRPMQIAGLMSATGLAIMALSQEIASSIAGYLVFGLAASVFLSLHTAQTLRVLPRARNRGRDLGFFNLTNTGPSLAMPWLTLALVPAFGFTGLFAVLAVCALAASVLLTGLRTGS comes from the coding sequence TTGACGACTGAAGAGGCGGGGCCGCGGCAGGCGACCCGGTTCCTGCTGCTCTACGCGCTCGCGGTGGCCGGCGGGTCGATCGCCTACATCCCCTTCCTCACCATCCTCCTGCCGGTGCGCATTGACGGGATCGCCCGGGGCGATGCGGTGGGCGCGCTCGCTTACGCCACCTTCGCCGGCGCGGTCGCGGCGAGCCTCGCCAACATCGCCTTCGGCTGGGCCAGCGACCGCACGCGCAGCCGTCGGCCATGGATCGCGGGCGGGCTGGTGCTGTCCTCGATCCTGCTCGTGGCGTTCTCGCGGGTGGCCGACGTGATGCTGCTGGTGGCCATGCTGGTCGCATGGCAGCTCGGCCTCAACATGATGCTGGCGCCGCTGTTCGCGTGGGCGGGGGACTGCGTGCCCGACGACCAAAAGGGGGTCCTGGGCGGACTGCTGGCGTTCGCTCCGGCGGCCGGCGCGGCGGCGGGGGCAGTGGTGACCTGGCCGGGCCTTGCGGGGGCGGACGGGCGACTGTGGCTCGTCGCGGCACTGGTCGCGGCGTGCGTGGCGCCCGTGCTGATCTTCGGCCGGCCGCGCGCGATGCCGCACCTGATGGCGGACGACTGCGCGGGCGAGGCGGCAGAGCCGGTGCGCGGGCGCTTCGTGGAGGCGCGGGTCGTGCGGATGTGGCTTGCCCGGCTGCTGCTGCAGATCTCGGAAGCGGCGCTGTTCGCCTTCCTCTATTTCTGGTTCCGCAGCGTCGATCCCGCCATGACCGATGCGCGGGTGGCGCGCATATTCGGGGCGATCCTGGCGGGCGCGGTGCCGCTGGCGCTTCTGGCGGGGCGCTGGGCGGACCGGAGCGGGCGGCCCTTCCGCCCGATGCAGATCGCCGGCCTGATGTCGGCGACCGGCCTGGCGATCATGGCGCTATCGCAGGAAATCGCATCGTCGATCGCGGGCTACCTCGTCTTCGGCCTCGCCGCGTCGGTGTTCCTGTCGCTGCACACCGCACAGACGCTGCGGGTGCTGCCGCGCGCGCGCAACCGGGGGCGGGATCTCGGGTTCTTCAACCTCACCAACACCGGCCCGTCGCTGGCGATGCCGTGGCTGACGCTGGCGCTGGTGCCGGCGTTCGGCTTCACCGGCCTGTTCGCCGTGCTGGCCGTCTGCGCGCTGGCGGCGAGCGTGTTGCTGACGGGGCTCCGGACCGGCAGCTAG
- a CDS encoding LacI family DNA-binding transcriptional regulator, with translation MARRRQAVTIKHVAADAGVSLQTVSRVINDEPNVRQQMRERVQASIDKLGYIPSIAAQRMSGSRSYLILALNDRDRTIEAWRAREGSDWVDQMLLGGMLKCAEYGYRMIIELVDTHDDHVERELTAALAALQPDGVILTPPHSDNPLITGVLENAGVPYARIGSLGEGGGIGLLMGDEDAARIATRHLLDLGHTRIGFVAGAAEYSLSEWRKQGWRAAMAEAGLPTEGLCERGDFGYESGLVAARTLLSRAGRPTAIIASSDQMTLAALEVAGEMGLQVPGDLSLVSFDNTPVTRFANPPLTAIDQPIAETVSRAVELIIAAHSGKDVPAGPTTIPAPFVERASTARMPIDD, from the coding sequence ATGGCGAGACGGCGCCAGGCAGTCACGATCAAGCACGTCGCGGCGGATGCGGGCGTGTCGCTGCAAACCGTGAGCCGGGTCATCAACGACGAGCCGAACGTCCGCCAGCAGATGCGCGAGCGGGTGCAGGCCTCGATCGACAAGCTGGGCTACATCCCCTCCATCGCGGCCCAGCGGATGAGCGGATCGCGCTCCTACCTCATCCTCGCCCTGAACGACCGCGACCGCACGATCGAGGCGTGGCGGGCACGGGAGGGGTCCGACTGGGTCGACCAGATGCTGCTCGGCGGGATGCTCAAATGCGCCGAGTACGGCTACCGCATGATCATCGAACTGGTCGACACGCACGACGACCATGTCGAACGCGAACTGACCGCCGCGCTGGCCGCGCTGCAGCCCGACGGGGTGATCCTGACCCCGCCGCACTCCGACAATCCGCTGATTACCGGCGTGCTGGAAAACGCCGGGGTCCCCTACGCCCGCATCGGCTCGCTGGGCGAAGGGGGCGGCATCGGGCTGCTGATGGGCGATGAGGACGCGGCGCGCATCGCCACCCGCCACCTGCTGGACCTCGGCCATACGCGCATCGGCTTCGTCGCGGGCGCGGCGGAATACTCGCTCAGCGAATGGCGCAAGCAGGGCTGGCGCGCGGCGATGGCCGAAGCGGGCCTGCCGACCGAGGGCCTGTGCGAACGCGGCGACTTCGGTTACGAATCCGGCCTCGTCGCGGCGCGCACGCTGCTGTCGCGGGCCGGGCGGCCGACCGCGATCATTGCCAGCAGCGACCAGATGACGCTCGCCGCGCTGGAGGTGGCGGGCGAGATGGGCCTTCAGGTGCCGGGCGACTTGTCGCTCGTCAGCTTCGACAATACGCCGGTCACGCGCTTCGCCAACCCGCCGCTCACCGCCATCGACCAGCCCATCGCCGAGACCGTTTCGCGCGCGGTCGAACTGATCATCGCGGCCCATTCGGGCAAGGACGTGCCCGCCGGGCCGACGACGATCCCCGCGCCGTTCGTGGAGCGTGCCTCGACCGCCCGGATGCCGATTGACGACTGA
- a CDS encoding glycoside hydrolase family 3 protein, translating to MRAMFTAAVCALALAGCVQQPGMRTASAAAPEAASGIGEDARIAAIVSAMSLEHKVGQLIQPQINSFTAADMRRYRFGSYLAGGNGGPGGDEFAPAAEWLKLADAMWEASVAPLPAGEPIVPTMWGIDAVHGHTNVVGATIFPHNIGLGATGDADLVRRIGAATAAEMRATGIEWDFSPTIAVARDDRWGRTYESYSEDTATVAKMGAALVEGLQGGKGTPGFMGEDRVIATAKHFFGDGGTNLGVDTGDTLGDLAELEAIHARPYRDAIDAGALAVMASFSSINGEKMHGNRALLTDYLRGKLGFDGLLVGDWNAHGQIPGCTNADCPQAINAGLDIYMVPDDWKALHANLVKQVRDGTVPMARLDEAVTRVLRVKARAGLLYPQAKRPSERAGAGTVLGSPEHRALAREAVAKSQVILKNTGVLPLKAGASVLVAGKAADSVAQAAGGWTLTWQGGRELGPEKFPGATSIWQGIRAAAAETGGTATLSADGTYAAKPDAAIVVFGEDAYAEFYGDRKNLAFRDEEGLALLRKFDAAGVPTVAVFLSGRPLWVNRELNAADAFVASWLPGGEGAGVADVLFGKRPATGRLSFTWPNTCDGHPANEPGSGLFPRGYGNDLGNRTATGRLAEDCAFLTEQAGVELFGNGRLASGAAATAGGTAIPNLLGSAGGVSAKGFDRKRQEDARLVTLAAGSSLTVANPNVAGGNAWRVAYALDDRPAGPVRVSSGGRTLDVTSQFSTAAGRDWREMILTDRCLPAAGSALTFATDAPLTIKLAEIARVDMPAGTDCSF from the coding sequence ATGCGTGCGATGTTCACGGCGGCTGTCTGCGCACTGGCGCTGGCAGGATGCGTCCAGCAGCCCGGTATGCGGACCGCGTCCGCAGCCGCACCGGAGGCCGCCAGCGGCATCGGCGAGGACGCGCGCATCGCTGCCATCGTCTCGGCGATGTCGCTTGAGCACAAGGTCGGCCAGCTCATCCAGCCGCAGATCAACTCCTTCACGGCCGCGGACATGCGCCGCTACCGCTTCGGCAGCTACCTGGCCGGCGGCAACGGCGGGCCGGGCGGCGACGAGTTCGCGCCCGCGGCGGAGTGGCTGAAGCTCGCCGACGCGATGTGGGAGGCCTCGGTCGCCCCGCTCCCGGCCGGCGAGCCGATCGTCCCCACGATGTGGGGCATCGACGCGGTGCACGGCCATACCAACGTCGTCGGGGCGACGATCTTCCCCCACAACATCGGGCTGGGCGCGACGGGCGACGCCGATCTCGTCCGCCGGATCGGCGCGGCGACCGCGGCCGAGATGCGCGCGACCGGGATCGAGTGGGACTTCTCCCCAACCATCGCCGTGGCGCGCGACGACCGCTGGGGCCGGACCTACGAAAGCTATTCCGAAGACACTGCCACCGTCGCGAAGATGGGCGCCGCGCTGGTCGAGGGGCTGCAGGGCGGCAAGGGAACGCCGGGCTTCATGGGCGAGGACCGGGTAATCGCCACGGCCAAGCATTTCTTCGGCGACGGCGGCACGAACCTCGGCGTCGACACCGGCGACACGCTGGGCGACCTTGCCGAACTCGAGGCGATCCACGCGCGCCCCTATCGCGATGCGATCGATGCGGGCGCGCTGGCGGTCATGGCCAGCTTCAGCTCGATCAACGGCGAGAAGATGCACGGCAACCGCGCGCTCCTGACCGATTACCTGCGCGGCAAACTGGGCTTCGACGGCCTGCTGGTCGGCGACTGGAACGCGCACGGGCAGATCCCCGGGTGCACGAACGCCGACTGCCCGCAGGCGATCAACGCTGGGCTCGACATCTACATGGTGCCCGACGACTGGAAGGCGCTCCACGCCAATCTCGTGAAGCAGGTGCGGGACGGTACCGTGCCGATGGCCCGGCTGGACGAGGCGGTGACCCGCGTGCTGCGCGTGAAGGCACGCGCCGGGCTGCTCTATCCGCAGGCGAAGCGCCCGTCGGAGCGGGCCGGGGCCGGCACCGTGCTCGGTTCGCCCGAGCACCGCGCGCTGGCGCGCGAGGCGGTCGCCAAATCGCAGGTCATCCTCAAGAACACCGGCGTCCTGCCGCTGAAGGCGGGCGCGAGCGTGCTCGTCGCGGGCAAGGCCGCCGACAGCGTCGCGCAGGCCGCGGGCGGCTGGACGCTGACCTGGCAGGGCGGACGCGAGCTGGGGCCGGAGAAATTCCCCGGCGCGACCTCGATCTGGCAGGGCATCCGCGCCGCTGCGGCCGAGACGGGGGGCACCGCCACCCTGTCGGCGGACGGGACCTATGCCGCGAAGCCCGACGCCGCGATCGTGGTGTTCGGCGAGGATGCCTACGCCGAATTCTACGGCGACCGGAAGAACCTCGCCTTCCGCGACGAGGAGGGGCTGGCGCTCCTGCGCAAGTTCGACGCCGCCGGCGTGCCGACCGTCGCGGTGTTCCTTTCGGGCCGCCCGCTGTGGGTGAACCGCGAACTCAACGCCGCCGACGCCTTCGTGGCGAGCTGGCTGCCCGGCGGCGAGGGCGCGGGCGTGGCCGACGTGCTCTTCGGTAAGCGCCCGGCGACGGGACGCCTCTCGTTCACCTGGCCGAACACGTGCGACGGGCATCCTGCGAACGAGCCCGGCAGCGGGCTCTTCCCCCGCGGCTACGGCAACGACCTCGGGAATCGCACCGCGACGGGCCGCCTGGCCGAAGACTGCGCGTTCCTGACCGAGCAGGCCGGGGTGGAGCTGTTCGGCAACGGCCGGCTCGCCAGCGGCGCGGCCGCCACCGCGGGCGGCACGGCGATCCCCAACCTGCTCGGCAGCGCCGGGGGCGTGTCGGCCAAAGGCTTCGACCGCAAGCGGCAGGAGGATGCCCGGCTCGTGACGCTCGCGGCCGGATCGTCGCTGACCGTGGCGAACCCGAACGTGGCGGGCGGCAACGCCTGGCGCGTGGCCTACGCGCTCGACGACCGACCGGCGGGCCCGGTGCGCGTGTCGAGCGGGGGACGGACGCTCGACGTCACCTCGCAGTTCTCGACCGCCGCGGGCCGCGACTGGCGCGAGATGATTCTGACCGACCGCTGCCTGCCGGCCGCCGGCAGCGCGCTCACTTTCGCGACCGACGCGCCGCTCACGATAAAGTTGGCGGAGATCGCGCGGGTCGATATGCCGGCGGGTACCGACTGCTCGTTCTAG
- a CDS encoding sugar MFS transporter gives MALAPDVAISTDPHPVEDAGTQVHAPGLNYFVFALFFIFGGITSLNDVIIPKLKELFTLSYFEASLVQFCFFIAYAVVGIPGARLVKRLGYMRGAVAGLLTMMVGCLLFIPASQTATFGVFLFAYFILATGVVLVQIVANPLISLLGPAATTHSRLTFAQAFNSLGTTIFPLVGAGIILGSIANVTADELSGAALTAYRQTESAIITNTYLFLAAALAVVAGVVWLFRNRLQGEKHETTTLREGLGLLKRPRFGYGAACIFLYVGAEVAIGSFIINYLAQDTVLGQPESAIGWMVTLYWLGALVGRFIGSAVMRMVSPGKVLAFNAIGAIVLILVSANTTGAVAGYSLLLVGLMNSIMFPTIFALACEKLGPRAADGSGIINVAIAGGAIIPALYGALADGIGLAAALAIPAICYAIIAGFGIFARRPA, from the coding sequence ATGGCGCTTGCACCCGACGTCGCGATCAGCACCGATCCGCATCCGGTCGAGGATGCCGGGACCCAGGTGCACGCGCCCGGTCTCAACTACTTCGTCTTCGCGCTGTTCTTCATCTTCGGCGGCATCACGTCCCTCAACGACGTGATCATCCCGAAGCTGAAGGAGCTCTTCACGCTCTCCTACTTCGAGGCGAGCCTGGTGCAGTTCTGCTTCTTCATCGCCTACGCCGTGGTCGGCATCCCCGGCGCGCGGCTGGTCAAGCGGCTGGGCTACATGCGCGGCGCGGTGGCGGGCCTGCTGACGATGATGGTCGGCTGCCTGCTGTTCATCCCGGCGAGCCAGACGGCGACGTTCGGGGTGTTCCTGTTCGCGTATTTCATCCTCGCGACCGGCGTGGTGCTGGTGCAGATCGTCGCCAATCCGCTGATCAGCCTGCTCGGCCCGGCAGCGACGACGCACAGCCGGCTGACGTTCGCGCAGGCGTTCAATTCGCTCGGCACCACGATCTTCCCGCTCGTGGGGGCCGGCATCATCCTCGGCAGCATCGCCAACGTGACCGCCGACGAATTGAGCGGGGCGGCACTGACCGCCTATCGCCAGACCGAATCGGCGATCATCACCAACACCTACCTGTTCCTCGCCGCGGCGCTCGCGGTGGTGGCAGGTGTCGTGTGGCTGTTCCGCAACCGCCTGCAGGGCGAAAAGCACGAGACCACCACCTTGCGCGAAGGGCTGGGCCTGCTGAAGCGTCCGCGCTTCGGTTACGGGGCGGCGTGCATCTTCCTCTACGTCGGCGCGGAAGTCGCCATCGGCAGCTTCATCATCAACTATCTCGCGCAGGACACCGTCCTCGGCCAGCCGGAAAGCGCGATCGGCTGGATGGTGACGCTGTACTGGCTCGGCGCGCTGGTCGGGCGCTTCATCGGTTCGGCGGTCATGCGGATGGTCAGCCCGGGCAAGGTGCTCGCGTTCAATGCCATCGGCGCGATCGTGCTGATCCTCGTCTCCGCCAACACGACCGGTGCCGTGGCGGGCTATTCGCTCCTGCTGGTCGGCCTGATGAACTCGATCATGTTTCCAACGATCTTCGCGCTCGCCTGCGAGAAGCTGGGTCCGCGCGCGGCCGACGGTTCGGGTATCATCAACGTGGCCATTGCCGGCGGCGCGATCATCCCTGCGCTCTACGGGGCACTGGCGGACGGCATCGGGCTTGCCGCGGCACTCGCAATCCCGGCGATCTGTTATGCGATCATCGCGGGTTTCGGGATCTTCGCCCGCCGCCCGGCCTGA
- the secE gene encoding preprotein translocase subunit SecE, with protein sequence MAKTSPGEFVNQVRAEGRKVVWPSREETVRTAIFVGIMMVILSVFFLGVDTLFGAVMRWLLSLA encoded by the coding sequence ATGGCCAAGACCAGTCCGGGCGAATTCGTCAACCAGGTGCGCGCCGAAGGGCGCAAGGTCGTCTGGCCGAGCCGCGAGGAAACGGTCCGCACCGCGATCTTCGTGGGCATCATGATGGTGATCCTGTCGGTATTCTTCCTGGGCGTGGACACCCTGTTTGGCGCGGTGATGCGCTGGCTGCTGTCGCTCGCCTGA